One genomic segment of Devosia sp. includes these proteins:
- a CDS encoding FadR/GntR family transcriptional regulator, translated as MDKSGIRTRHSGDLIAALSGRNPARNLHSDVLWEMGFAIVSGQYAEGAILPSDSELLDRFGVSRTVLREALKTLAAKGLIEARARIGTRVLPRNRWNLFDADVLAWHFELGPDVRFLRSLAEVRIGIEIEAAALAAERRSDEEAERLIAAVERMAGAESPADFARFDLDFHKVVAEASGNPFMASISALVEMALTAAFTISSPVNEPEALIETVGVHRRIAEAIRDRDPAGARAAMRDAIAQGFDRAAGRMGKPG; from the coding sequence ATGGACAAATCCGGCATACGCACACGTCACTCCGGCGATCTCATCGCCGCGCTGTCCGGGCGCAATCCGGCGCGCAACCTGCATTCCGACGTGCTGTGGGAAATGGGTTTCGCCATCGTCTCGGGCCAGTATGCGGAGGGCGCCATCCTGCCCTCGGACAGCGAATTGCTCGACCGCTTCGGGGTGTCCCGCACGGTGTTGCGCGAGGCGCTCAAGACCCTGGCGGCCAAGGGGCTGATCGAGGCCCGGGCCCGCATCGGCACGCGGGTGCTGCCGCGCAACCGCTGGAACCTCTTCGATGCCGACGTCCTGGCCTGGCATTTCGAACTCGGCCCGGATGTGCGGTTCCTGCGCAGCCTTGCCGAGGTGCGGATCGGCATCGAGATCGAGGCCGCGGCGCTGGCGGCCGAACGGCGCAGCGACGAAGAGGCCGAGCGGCTGATCGCGGCGGTCGAGCGCATGGCCGGGGCCGAAAGCCCGGCGGATTTTGCCCGCTTCGATCTCGACTTCCACAAGGTGGTGGCCGAAGCCTCGGGCAATCCGTTCATGGCCTCGATCAGCGCCCTGGTCGAAATGGCGCTGACCGCTGCCTTCACCATTTCCTCGCCGGTCAACGAGCCCGAAGCGCTGATCGAAACCGTCGGCGTGCACCGGCGCATTGCCGAGGCCATCCGCGATCGCGACCCCGCCGGGGCCCGCGCCGCCATGCGCGATGCCATTGCACAGGGTTTTGACCGCGCAGCCGGGCGCATGGGCAAGCCGGGCTGA
- a CDS encoding methionyl-tRNA formyltransferase-like protein produces the protein MDQLTEIMEKATAAIEARFMQLPIYKSSPKYRERVYCYELYHQMRSRWPNPCAYTLNGEVDKRGHETLQALEADNTIPDLLVHIPGNWDGNHAIIEVKHADAQHGGIAKDLRTLDVFLKRVDYERAIYLFYGGLPETLIKAIAAEMPDIAPIEVWLHPEPGQPARKAFTLPG, from the coding sequence ATGGACCAGTTGACTGAAATCATGGAGAAGGCGACTGCCGCGATCGAAGCTCGCTTCATGCAATTGCCGATCTACAAGAGCTCACCAAAATATCGGGAGCGGGTCTACTGCTACGAGCTATATCACCAGATGCGTAGCCGCTGGCCGAACCCGTGTGCCTATACCCTCAATGGCGAGGTCGATAAGCGCGGTCATGAAACCCTGCAGGCACTCGAGGCCGACAACACTATTCCTGACCTGCTGGTGCATATCCCGGGCAACTGGGATGGCAATCATGCCATCATCGAGGTCAAACACGCCGATGCGCAACACGGCGGAATCGCGAAAGATCTCCGCACGCTCGATGTGTTTCTCAAGCGGGTCGATTACGAACGGGCCATCTACCTGTTCTACGGTGGGCTGCCCGAAACTTTAATCAAAGCCATCGCTGCCGAAATGCCAGATATCGCTCCAATCGAGGTTTGGTTGCACCCGGAACCTGGCCAGCCTGCCAGGAAGGCGTTCACGCTTCCGGGCTGA
- a CDS encoding transposase produces MPLPPELFRSPEPRLWQDDRDLRRAVDWLKSYIGDDWERRRIAAFVRLHASAIGDNSGDEKGRFFDPTDMFGWYLFQAEAVLDHLWNSEPMYASRIVPVLREIGRSLPLLLDVPGLESRVRRLVGPERKQPNGGMFELLVAAAYRRRGAAVAFKEEPRGEKAHDLDVTLEGVTYAIECKRMETSEYGEAERMRMRHLWYPASDLMASLGRSVFGNVDFKVPLSDVPDRYLIDKARDWLDSSNPSLLWQDEMAVGVIGDLDLEPLQTALEDNEILAAGTLVIKLLTGRYRRHESHLQAIKFSVDGSPRYMSKCDQALILRWKCSAEASVNAKAKDVVAKLSQALDQLPKDRPGIIHVGLEAVEGDASEAARIERILKSLKRFDPRGKPLEFVYVHYFIPDSPPEAAFDFEERVDWQRITGTRKRPLQPETLITFP; encoded by the coding sequence GTGCCGCTGCCACCGGAACTCTTTCGCTCGCCCGAGCCTAGGCTTTGGCAGGACGACAGGGATCTGCGACGGGCAGTCGACTGGTTGAAGAGCTATATTGGCGACGATTGGGAACGTCGCCGCATCGCTGCATTTGTCCGGCTTCACGCTTCGGCCATCGGGGACAATAGCGGTGACGAGAAAGGACGGTTCTTCGACCCTACGGATATGTTCGGATGGTATCTTTTCCAAGCAGAGGCAGTGCTTGACCACTTATGGAACTCCGAACCCATGTATGCTTCACGCATTGTTCCCGTCCTGCGCGAAATTGGCCGATCTTTGCCCCTGCTCCTTGATGTGCCCGGCTTAGAAAGTCGCGTCAGACGACTTGTCGGTCCTGAGCGAAAGCAACCCAACGGCGGGATGTTCGAATTGTTAGTTGCCGCAGCATACCGACGGCGCGGTGCAGCCGTGGCCTTCAAGGAAGAGCCTCGAGGGGAAAAGGCGCATGACTTGGACGTCACTCTGGAAGGTGTGACTTACGCAATAGAATGCAAGCGGATGGAAACGAGCGAATACGGCGAGGCCGAGCGCATGCGGATGCGTCATTTATGGTATCCTGCATCGGACCTAATGGCCAGTTTGGGACGAAGCGTTTTCGGCAACGTCGACTTCAAGGTTCCACTGTCTGACGTTCCCGACCGCTACCTCATCGATAAGGCTCGTGACTGGCTCGATTCGAGCAATCCCTCCCTTCTTTGGCAGGACGAAATGGCAGTCGGTGTGATCGGCGATCTTGACTTAGAGCCCCTGCAAACAGCGCTTGAAGATAATGAAATCCTTGCTGCTGGAACCTTGGTCATAAAGCTTCTAACCGGCCGCTACCGTCGACACGAAAGTCACCTGCAAGCCATCAAGTTTAGCGTCGACGGTTCGCCCCGCTATATGAGCAAATGCGATCAGGCATTGATCCTGCGATGGAAATGCTCGGCGGAAGCATCGGTGAACGCCAAGGCAAAAGACGTCGTCGCAAAACTCTCTCAGGCTCTGGACCAGCTTCCCAAGGACAGGCCTGGGATCATTCATGTGGGACTAGAAGCGGTCGAGGGAGACGCTTCTGAAGCAGCAAGGATAGAGCGGATACTCAAGAGCCTGAAACGCTTTGATCCAAGGGGCAAGCCATTGGAATTTGTGTACGTACATTACTTCATTCCCGATAGTCCGCCGGAAGCGGCCTTTGATTTCGAGGAGCGAGTGGACTGGCAGCGCATTACCGGAACAAGAAAGCGCCCTCTGCAGCCGGAAACCCTGATCACCTTCCCTTAA
- a CDS encoding DUF1304 domain-containing protein, translating into MIAMILVGLVALLHVYIMLLEVLWWDSPRGHKAFGLSPDFARATKVLAANQGVYNGFLAAGLVWGLVHPDPAVAWQIQLFFLACVAVAGIFGAVTSSRKILFIQTVPAVIAIIAVWLV; encoded by the coding sequence ATCATTGCCATGATCCTGGTGGGGCTGGTGGCCCTGCTGCATGTCTATATCATGCTGCTCGAAGTGCTTTGGTGGGACAGCCCGCGCGGGCACAAGGCCTTTGGGCTGAGCCCCGATTTTGCCCGCGCCACCAAGGTGCTGGCGGCCAATCAGGGGGTCTATAACGGCTTTCTGGCGGCGGGCCTCGTCTGGGGGCTGGTGCATCCCGATCCGGCCGTGGCCTGGCAGATCCAGCTGTTCTTCCTCGCCTGCGTGGCGGTGGCCGGGATTTTTGGCGCCGTGACGTCGAGCCGGAAAATCCTCTTCATCCAGACGGTGCCGGCGGTGATCGCAATCATCGCGGTGTGGCTGGTTTAG
- the leuB gene encoding 3-isopropylmalate dehydrogenase, whose amino-acid sequence MATHSLFLLPGDGIGTEIMVEVEKLIAWTNQEGLTDFSTDSGLAGGAAYDKHGVAITDEDVAKAKAADAVIFGAVGGPKWDNVPYEHRPEAALLRLRKELAVFANLRPAICYPALAEASSLKKELVEGLDILIVRELTGGVYFGEPKTITDLGDGQKRAIDTQVYETYEIDRIARVAFDLARTRGSKVHSADKKNVMKSGVLWDEVVKGVAKDYPDVELHHILADNAAMQLVRTPKQFDVMVTDNLFGDILSDVAAMLTGSLGMLPSASLGAPDPVTGKRKAFYEPVHGSAPDIAGKGIANPIAMIASFAMALRYSFNMIELADRVEGAIAAVLGDGLRTGDIAQDNRKTVGTEEMGAAILAKLKA is encoded by the coding sequence ATGGCCACCCATTCCCTTTTCCTTCTGCCCGGCGACGGCATCGGCACCGAGATCATGGTCGAGGTGGAAAAGCTCATCGCCTGGACCAACCAGGAAGGTCTCACCGACTTTTCTACCGATAGTGGCCTGGCCGGGGGCGCGGCCTATGACAAGCATGGCGTCGCCATCACCGACGAAGACGTCGCGAAGGCCAAGGCCGCCGATGCGGTGATCTTCGGCGCCGTTGGCGGTCCCAAATGGGACAATGTCCCCTATGAGCACCGGCCCGAGGCTGCCCTGCTGCGTCTGCGCAAGGAACTGGCCGTCTTCGCCAATCTCAGGCCCGCCATCTGCTACCCGGCCCTTGCCGAAGCCTCTTCGCTCAAGAAGGAGCTGGTCGAAGGTCTCGATATCCTCATCGTCCGCGAATTGACCGGCGGCGTCTATTTCGGCGAGCCCAAGACCATCACCGATCTCGGCGACGGGCAGAAGCGCGCCATCGATACCCAGGTCTATGAGACTTACGAAATCGACCGCATCGCCCGCGTCGCCTTCGATCTGGCCCGCACCCGCGGCTCAAAGGTCCACTCGGCCGACAAGAAGAACGTCATGAAGTCCGGCGTGCTCTGGGACGAAGTCGTCAAGGGCGTTGCCAAGGATTATCCCGATGTGGAGCTGCATCACATCCTGGCCGACAACGCCGCCATGCAACTGGTCCGCACACCCAAGCAGTTCGACGTCATGGTCACCGATAACCTCTTCGGCGACATTCTTTCGGACGTCGCTGCAATGCTGACCGGCTCGCTGGGCATGTTGCCCTCCGCCTCGCTCGGCGCACCCGACCCCGTCACCGGCAAGCGCAAGGCCTTCTACGAGCCCGTCCATGGCTCGGCCCCCGACATTGCCGGCAAGGGCATCGCCAACCCCATCGCCATGATTGCCAGCTTCGCCATGGCCCTGCGCTATTCGTTCAACATGATCGAACTGGCTGACCGGGTCGAAGGCGCCATCGCCGCCGTGCTCGGCGACGGGTTGCGGACCGGCGATATTGCCCAGGACAACCGCAAGACTGTCGGCACCGAGGAAATGGGCGCTGCGATTCTGGCGAAGCTGAAGGCTTAA
- the deoD gene encoding purine-nucleoside phosphorylase: MTTPHNHAKPGDYAEAVLLPGDPLRAKWIAETFFEAPRLVNSVRNCLGYTGTWKGRPVSVQASGMGQPSLSIYVHELINTFGVKSLIRVGTCGGLNAKVKVRDVVLAQGATTDSSIVKGRFGPYNFAPIADFGLLRSAADKADAKGLKFHAGNMLSSDIFYHADGFAGYDKLPDHGVIAVEMEAAALYTLAARFGVRALTICTMTDCLVTHEEIDAEARQTSLKDMVELALDVAVEA; this comes from the coding sequence ATGACCACGCCGCACAATCACGCCAAGCCCGGAGACTATGCCGAGGCCGTGCTGCTGCCGGGCGACCCGCTGCGCGCCAAATGGATCGCCGAAACGTTTTTCGAGGCGCCGCGCCTGGTCAATTCGGTGCGCAATTGCCTTGGCTATACCGGCACCTGGAAGGGCAGGCCGGTTTCGGTACAGGCCTCGGGCATGGGCCAGCCGTCGCTGTCGATCTATGTGCATGAGCTGATCAACACGTTCGGGGTGAAATCGCTGATCCGCGTCGGCACCTGTGGCGGGCTCAATGCCAAGGTCAAGGTGCGCGACGTGGTGCTGGCGCAGGGGGCGACCACGGACAGCTCCATCGTCAAGGGCCGGTTCGGGCCCTATAATTTCGCCCCGATCGCCGATTTCGGGCTGTTGCGGTCGGCCGCCGACAAGGCCGATGCCAAGGGGCTGAAATTCCATGCCGGCAATATGCTGAGTTCGGACATTTTCTATCATGCCGATGGCTTTGCCGGTTACGACAAGCTGCCCGATCACGGGGTGATTGCGGTGGAAATGGAAGCGGCGGCGCTCTACACGCTGGCGGCGCGGTTCGGGGTCAGGGCGCTGACCATCTGCACCATGACCGATTGCCTCGTCACCCATGAGGAGATCGATGCGGAGGCCCGCCAGACCTCGCTCAAGGACATGGTCGAATTGGCGCTGGACGTGGCGGTGGAGGCCTGA
- a CDS encoding CPBP family intramembrane glutamic endopeptidase — MHAALLIGALFFLVPALTAWDLRAGYLFTLTFYWLFFCLPVIGWHALSGNDGRLFSEKLPWRDWWIIPLLLLQVSVVAVVNFAPNTAMLSHGGMYLALLIALINGPLEEIAWRGGFLATFRDRPRLGFWLGLGLFTLWHVPLALAAGLVYDGGAAALIGGAAVLGLFWAWITWRTGSVFYTAIAHALTNIFAFWVLFDRNGFV, encoded by the coding sequence ATGCACGCAGCGCTCCTCATCGGGGCGCTGTTTTTCCTCGTGCCCGCGCTCACCGCCTGGGACCTGCGGGCGGGCTACCTCTTCACGCTCACCTTCTATTGGCTGTTCTTCTGCCTGCCGGTCATCGGCTGGCATGCCCTATCCGGCAATGACGGACGGCTGTTTTCCGAAAAGCTGCCCTGGCGCGATTGGTGGATCATTCCCCTGCTGCTCCTCCAGGTGAGCGTCGTCGCCGTGGTCAATTTCGCGCCCAATACCGCCATGCTCAGCCACGGCGGCATGTACCTGGCGCTGCTCATTGCCCTGATCAACGGCCCGCTCGAGGAAATCGCCTGGCGCGGCGGCTTTCTCGCCACCTTCCGCGACCGCCCCCGCCTGGGCTTCTGGCTGGGTCTGGGCCTGTTCACCCTCTGGCATGTGCCCCTGGCCCTGGCCGCCGGCCTTGTCTATGACGGCGGTGCCGCAGCCCTGATCGGCGGCGCGGCAGTGCTGGGTCTGTTCTGGGCCTGGATCACCTGGCGCACCGGCTCGGTTTTCTATACCGCCATCGCCCATGCCCTGACCAATATCTTCGCCTTCTGGGTGCTGTTTGACAGGAACGGATTCGTCTGA
- a CDS encoding ribonuclease activity regulator RraA, which yields MDTALRDKLLTVSVATLATALFKRGLRNQVIQGVHPVRAKGVNMVGPAYTLRYIPAREDRNQLAEFRNPEHPQRVAVESCPAGHILVMDSRKDPRAASAGDILVTRLMVRGVAGVVTDGGFRDAATIGGLDIPAYHSRPSSPTNLTLHEALDLNVPIGCGDVAVFPGDILVGDEDCVIVIPAAIAAEVADEAVEMTAYEDFVVEKVKSGTPVIGLYPKTKDEFTGEFEAWRKQNGR from the coding sequence ATGGACACCGCGCTGCGCGACAAGCTTCTCACCGTTTCGGTAGCCACCCTGGCCACGGCCCTGTTCAAGCGCGGCCTGCGCAATCAGGTCATCCAGGGCGTGCATCCGGTGCGGGCCAAGGGCGTCAACATGGTCGGCCCGGCCTATACCCTGCGCTACATCCCCGCCCGCGAGGATCGCAACCAGCTGGCCGAATTCCGCAATCCCGAGCATCCCCAGCGCGTCGCCGTGGAATCCTGTCCTGCCGGGCATATCCTGGTCATGGATAGCCGCAAGGACCCCCGCGCCGCTTCGGCCGGCGATATTCTGGTGACCCGCCTCATGGTGCGCGGCGTGGCCGGCGTGGTCACCGATGGCGGCTTCCGCGATGCGGCGACCATTGGCGGGCTCGATATTCCCGCCTATCACAGCCGCCCGTCCAGCCCCACCAATCTCACCCTGCACGAAGCGCTCGACCTCAATGTGCCCATCGGCTGCGGCGACGTCGCGGTTTTCCCCGGCGACATCCTCGTCGGTGACGAAGATTGCGTCATCGTCATCCCAGCGGCCATCGCCGCGGAGGTGGCCGACGAGGCCGTGGAAATGACCGCCTATGAGGATTTCGTGGTCGAAAAGGTCAAATCCGGCACCCCCGTCATCGGCCTTTATCCGAAAACCAAAGACGAATTCACCGGCGAATTCGAGGCCTGGCGCAAACAGAACGGGCGCTGA
- the leuD gene encoding 3-isopropylmalate dehydratase small subunit: protein MEKFTTLTGVAAPLPIINIDTDMIIPKQYLKTIKRTGLGTALFSEMRYNEDGSENPDFVLNKPAYRGAQIVIAGDNFGCGSSREHAPWALLDFGIRCVISTSFADIFYNNCFKNGILPLVVTPEQLKLLLDDAERGSNATLTIDLEAQTIKGPDGGTLHFDIDPARKHILLEGLDDIAGTLKSDPSISAFEGKMASERPWL from the coding sequence ATGGAAAAATTCACCACCCTGACCGGTGTCGCGGCGCCCCTGCCGATCATCAATATCGACACCGATATGATCATCCCCAAGCAATACCTGAAGACCATCAAGCGCACCGGCCTCGGCACCGCGCTGTTTTCGGAAATGCGCTACAATGAGGATGGCTCGGAAAACCCCGATTTCGTGCTCAACAAGCCCGCCTATCGCGGCGCGCAGATCGTCATTGCCGGCGACAATTTCGGCTGTGGCTCGAGCCGCGAGCACGCGCCCTGGGCCCTGCTCGATTTCGGCATCCGCTGCGTGATCTCCACCAGCTTTGCCGACATTTTCTACAATAACTGCTTCAAAAACGGCATCCTGCCGCTGGTCGTCACCCCCGAACAGCTCAAACTCCTGCTCGATGATGCCGAGCGCGGCTCCAATGCCACGCTCACCATTGATCTCGAGGCCCAGACCATCAAGGGTCCGGATGGCGGGACACTGCATTTCGACATCGACCCGGCCCGCAAGCATATCCTGCTCGAAGGGCTCGACGACATTGCCGGCACTCTCAAATCCGATCCGTCCATCTCCGCCTTCGAGGGCAAGATGGCATCCGAGCGCCCCTGGCTCTAA
- the rpsP gene encoding 30S ribosomal protein S16, with product MALKIRLARAGTKKRPFYHIVIADARSPRDGRFIEKLGTFNPLLAKDAENRVVLDAERAKHWLSHGAQATDRVARFLDAAGLLKREARNNPNKGVPGEKAKERAEEKAAREAAANAPAEEATAE from the coding sequence ATGGCTCTCAAGATCCGCCTTGCCCGCGCCGGCACCAAGAAGCGCCCCTTCTACCACATCGTCATCGCCGACGCCCGCTCGCCGCGCGACGGCCGCTTCATCGAGAAGCTGGGCACCTTCAACCCGCTGCTGGCCAAGGACGCTGAAAACCGCGTCGTGCTCGACGCCGAACGCGCCAAGCACTGGTTGTCGCATGGCGCCCAGGCCACCGACCGCGTCGCCCGCTTCCTCGACGCTGCCGGCCTTCTCAAGCGCGAAGCCCGCAACAACCCGAACAAGGGCGTGCCCGGCGAAAAGGCCAAGGAACGCGCTGAAGAAAAGGCTGCCCGCGAAGCTGCCGCCAATGCTCCGGCCGAAGAAGCCACTGCCGAGTAA
- the argC gene encoding N-acetyl-gamma-glutamyl-phosphate reductase, whose translation MVAKIFIDGEAGTTGLQIRERLAGRRDLEVISIAQDKRKDQDERKRLLNAADVAILCLPDDAAKESVRLIENDTTRVIDASTAHRVADGWAYGFAEMDAEQTAEIAKARYVANPGCWPQGLIAAARPLVEARLLPGDYPLSYHGISGYSGGGRQMIEDYVAEGDKASQFMPYGLTFKHKHLPEMAHYAKLGRAPLFEPVVGNFAQGMTTSLPIHTDMSAEIPTGKDLHAALSDFYAAIPDSFVRVAPYDETLAKTPALDPQAHNGTNTLTLHVFANDAANQAVICAVYDNLGKGASGAAVQNLNIMLGVNPRESLEG comes from the coding sequence ATGGTCGCGAAGATTTTCATCGATGGCGAAGCCGGAACCACGGGCCTGCAGATCCGCGAGCGTCTGGCCGGCCGGCGTGATCTCGAGGTCATCTCCATCGCCCAGGACAAGCGCAAGGATCAGGACGAGCGCAAGCGCCTGCTCAATGCCGCCGATGTGGCCATCCTGTGCCTGCCCGACGACGCGGCAAAGGAAAGCGTGCGGCTGATCGAGAATGACACGACCCGCGTCATCGATGCCTCCACCGCCCATCGCGTGGCCGATGGCTGGGCCTATGGCTTTGCCGAAATGGATGCCGAACAGACCGCCGAGATCGCCAAGGCGCGCTATGTCGCCAATCCCGGCTGCTGGCCGCAGGGCCTGATCGCCGCCGCAAGGCCGCTGGTCGAGGCGCGGCTTTTGCCGGGCGATTACCCGCTCTCCTATCACGGCATTTCCGGCTATTCCGGCGGCGGCCGCCAGATGATCGAGGATTATGTGGCCGAGGGCGACAAGGCCAGCCAGTTCATGCCCTATGGCCTCACGTTCAAGCACAAGCACCTGCCGGAAATGGCCCATTACGCAAAACTCGGCCGCGCCCCGCTGTTCGAGCCGGTGGTCGGCAATTTCGCCCAGGGCATGACCACGAGCCTGCCCATTCACACCGACATGTCCGCCGAAATCCCCACCGGCAAGGACCTGCACGCGGCCCTGAGCGATTTTTACGCCGCCATACCCGACAGTTTTGTCCGCGTCGCCCCCTACGACGAGACCCTGGCCAAAACCCCGGCGCTCGACCCGCAGGCCCATAACGGCACCAATACGCTGACCCTGCATGTCTTTGCCAATGACGCCGCCAACCAGGCCGTCATCTGCGCCGTCTACGACAATCTGGGCAAAGGCGCCTCCGGCGCCGCCGTGCAGAACCTCAACATCATGCTCGGCGTCAACCCCCGCGAAAGCCTCGAGGGGTAA
- a CDS encoding RidA family protein: MVQRVSTGSPFEATFGYSRAVRHEDTVYVSGTTGYDYASMTMPDSVGEQARNALATIDKALKEAGSSIKDTVRVVYYVGDRALVDEVVAAVGPVFKDIRPAASMLIVQMIEAGMKIEIEVTARIGAATSHA; encoded by the coding sequence TTGGTTCAGCGCGTTTCCACCGGCTCCCCCTTCGAGGCTACCTTCGGCTATTCCCGCGCCGTCCGGCACGAGGACACCGTCTATGTCTCCGGCACCACCGGCTATGATTATGCGTCCATGACCATGCCGGACAGCGTCGGCGAGCAGGCCAGAAATGCCCTCGCCACCATCGACAAGGCGCTCAAAGAAGCGGGTTCCTCGATCAAGGACACCGTCCGCGTCGTCTATTATGTCGGCGATCGCGCCCTGGTGGACGAGGTCGTCGCCGCCGTCGGCCCGGTGTTCAAGGATATCCGCCCCGCCGCCTCCATGCTGATCGTCCAGATGATCGAAGCGGGCATGAAGATCGAGATCGAAGTCACCGCCCGCATCGGCGCCGCCACCAGCCACGCCTGA
- a CDS encoding M20/M25/M40 family metallo-hydrolase, whose amino-acid sequence MTSTQTIDTVLAAVDKGLDQSLDRLFHLLRIKSISTDPAYAAECRKAADWIAAELNSLGFAASARPTPGHPVVVAHGPEQAGPHVLFYAHYDVQPVDPLNLWHSDPFEPQIVEKAGRKVIVARGASDDKGQMLTFIEACRAWKEATGALPVRVSLMLEGEEESGGKNLPPFMKANAEELKADIALVCDTDMWDRQTPSITTMLRGLVAEEIEIIAADKDLHSGMFGNAARNPNQLLAEIIASLRAADGSVTLKGFYDDVAEISPELRAQWQGLGFDEKAFLGDVDLSVPAGEQGRSVLEQLWARPTCEINGMSGGYTGDGFKTVIPARASAKISFRLVSGQDPEKIRAAFRAHVEAMLPADVTVKFTPHGGSPAITVPADGALLRQALDGLTHEWGKQAVITGAGGSIPVVGDFKRILGLDTLLIGFAHVDDQIHSPNEKYDLESYHRGIRSWVRVLGALAQG is encoded by the coding sequence ATGACCAGCACCCAGACCATCGATACCGTGCTTGCCGCCGTGGACAAGGGTCTGGACCAAAGCCTCGACCGGCTGTTTCACCTTCTCCGCATAAAGTCAATTTCCACCGATCCGGCCTATGCCGCAGAATGCCGGAAGGCCGCCGACTGGATCGCCGCCGAACTGAACAGCCTGGGCTTTGCCGCCTCCGCCCGCCCCACGCCGGGCCACCCTGTCGTGGTCGCGCATGGTCCCGAACAGGCGGGCCCCCATGTCCTGTTCTATGCCCATTATGACGTCCAGCCCGTCGATCCGCTCAATCTCTGGCACTCCGATCCTTTCGAGCCGCAGATCGTCGAAAAGGCCGGCCGCAAGGTCATCGTGGCGCGCGGCGCCTCCGACGACAAAGGCCAGATGCTGACCTTCATCGAGGCCTGCCGCGCCTGGAAGGAGGCCACCGGCGCGCTCCCCGTCCGCGTCTCGCTGATGCTGGAAGGCGAGGAGGAAAGCGGCGGCAAGAACCTGCCGCCCTTCATGAAGGCCAATGCCGAAGAGCTCAAGGCCGATATCGCGCTGGTCTGCGACACCGACATGTGGGACCGCCAGACGCCCTCGATCACCACCATGCTGCGGGGCCTTGTCGCCGAGGAGATCGAGATCATCGCCGCCGACAAGGACCTGCATTCCGGCATGTTCGGCAATGCCGCGCGCAATCCCAACCAGCTCCTGGCCGAGATCATCGCCAGCCTCCGCGCTGCCGATGGCTCGGTCACCCTCAAGGGTTTCTACGACGACGTCGCCGAAATCTCCCCCGAACTGCGCGCCCAGTGGCAGGGGCTCGGCTTCGACGAAAAGGCGTTCCTGGGCGATGTCGACCTGTCGGTTCCCGCCGGCGAACAGGGCCGCTCCGTGCTCGAGCAGCTCTGGGCCCGCCCCACCTGCGAGATCAACGGCATGAGCGGCGGCTATACCGGCGACGGTTTCAAGACCGTCATTCCCGCCCGGGCCAGCGCCAAGATTTCCTTCCGCCTCGTCTCGGGCCAGGACCCCGAAAAGATCCGCGCCGCCTTCCGTGCCCATGTCGAGGCCATGCTGCCCGCCGACGTGACGGTAAAGTTCACCCCCCATGGCGGCTCCCCGGCCATCACCGTGCCCGCCGATGGCGCGCTCCTGCGCCAGGCGCTCGATGGCCTCACCCATGAATGGGGCAAGCAGGCGGTGATCACCGGCGCCGGCGGCTCCATTCCCGTGGTCGGCGATTTCAAGCGCATCCTGGGGCTCGACACCCTGCTCATCGGCTTCGCCCATGTCGACGACCAGATTCACTCGCCCAACGAGAAATACGACCTCGAAAGCTACCACCGCGGCATCCGCAGCTGGGTACGCGTCCTCGGCGCTTTGGCACAAGGCTGA